In Streptomyces violaceusniger Tu 4113, one DNA window encodes the following:
- the dnaE gene encoding DNA polymerase III subunit alpha: MTKPPFTHLHVHTQYSLLDGAARLKDMFNACNEMGMTHIAMTDHGNLHGAYDFYQQATGAGVTPIIGIEAYVAPESRRYKRRVQWGQPHQKRDDVSGSGGYTHKTIWAADKTGLHNLFRLSSDAYMEGYFVKWPRMDKETIAQWSEGLIASTGCPSGELQTRLRLGQFDEAVKAASEYQDIFGKDRYFLELMDHGIEIERRVRDGLLEVGKKLGIPPLVTNDSHYTYSRESVAHDALLCVQTGKNLSDPDRFRFDGTGYYLKSTDEMYAIDSSDAWQEGCRNTLLVAEQIDATGWFEKRDLMPRFDVPEGYTEVTWFQEEVRKGMARRFPGGVPEDRQKLAEYEMDVIIQMGFPGYFLVVADFIMWAKNNGIAVGPGRGSAAGSIVSYAMGITDLDPVEHGLIFERFLNPERVSMPDVDIDFDERRRGEVIRYVTEKYGHDKVAQIGTYGTIKAKNAIKDSARVLGYPYAMGDRITKAMPADVLGKGIPLSGITDEKHPRYSEAGEVRGMYENEPDVKKVIDTARGIEGLVRQMGVHAAGVIMSSETVTDHVPVFSPKNDGQVVTQWDYPTCESLGLLKMDFLGLRNLTIMDDAVKMVRANKGIDLKMLDLSLDDPKTFELLCRGDTLGVFQFDGGPMRSLLRMMKPDNFEDISAVSALYRPGPMGMNSHINYALRKNGQQEITPIHPELEEPLKEVLGITHGLIVYQEQVQKAAQVLAGYSLGQADLLRRAMGKKKQEVLDKEFVPFQKGMRDRDYSDQAIQAVWDVLVPFAGYAFNKAHSSAYGLVTYWTAYLKANYPAEYMAALLTSVRDDKDKSAVYLNECRRMGIKVLPPNVNESEANFTAQGDDVILFGLTAVRNVGQNVVEAIIRGRKAKGKYASFPDYLDKVEAVVCNKRTTESLIKAGAFDEMGHTRKGLTAHYEALIDNVVAVKRKEAEGQFDLFGGMAGDGGDGEGPGFGLDVEFSDVEWEKTYLLAQEREMLGLYVSDHPLFGIEHVLNEKADAAISALTGGEHADGAIVTIGGIISGLQRKMTKQGNAWAIATVEDLAGSIECMFFPATYQLVSTQLVEDAVVFVKGRLDKREDVPRLVAMELMVPDLSEASANAPVTITIPTVKVTPPLVEKLGEVLTHHRGATEVRIKLQGARKTTVLRLDRHRVTADPALFGDLKVLLGASCLAG, translated from the coding sequence GTGACCAAGCCGCCCTTCACGCACCTGCATGTCCATACCCAGTACTCGCTGCTGGACGGTGCGGCGCGGCTCAAGGACATGTTCAACGCGTGCAACGAGATGGGCATGACCCACATCGCCATGACCGACCATGGCAACCTCCACGGCGCGTACGACTTCTACCAGCAGGCGACGGGCGCCGGGGTCACGCCGATCATCGGGATCGAGGCGTATGTGGCGCCCGAGTCGCGGCGCTACAAGCGGCGTGTCCAGTGGGGCCAGCCGCATCAGAAGCGCGATGACGTCTCCGGTTCCGGTGGTTACACCCACAAGACGATCTGGGCGGCGGACAAGACCGGTCTGCACAACCTCTTCCGGCTCTCCTCCGACGCCTATATGGAGGGCTACTTCGTCAAGTGGCCCCGGATGGACAAGGAGACCATCGCCCAGTGGTCCGAAGGGCTGATCGCCTCCACCGGCTGTCCCTCGGGCGAACTGCAGACCCGGCTGCGGCTCGGCCAGTTCGACGAGGCCGTGAAGGCCGCCTCCGAGTACCAGGACATCTTCGGCAAGGACCGCTATTTCCTGGAGCTGATGGACCACGGCATCGAGATCGAGCGCCGGGTCCGGGACGGGCTGCTGGAGGTCGGCAAGAAGCTGGGCATCCCTCCGCTGGTCACCAATGACTCGCATTACACCTACTCCCGCGAGTCCGTGGCCCATGACGCGCTGCTGTGCGTCCAGACCGGCAAGAACCTCTCCGACCCCGACCGCTTCCGCTTCGACGGCACCGGCTATTACCTGAAGTCCACCGACGAGATGTACGCCATCGACTCCTCGGACGCCTGGCAGGAGGGCTGCCGCAACACCCTGCTGGTCGCCGAGCAGATCGACGCCACCGGCTGGTTCGAAAAGCGCGACCTGATGCCGCGGTTCGACGTCCCCGAGGGGTACACCGAGGTCACCTGGTTCCAGGAGGAGGTCCGCAAGGGGATGGCCCGCCGCTTCCCCGGCGGCGTCCCCGAGGACCGTCAGAAGCTCGCCGAGTACGAGATGGACGTCATCATCCAGATGGGGTTCCCGGGCTACTTCCTCGTGGTCGCCGACTTCATCATGTGGGCGAAGAACAACGGCATCGCGGTCGGTCCCGGCCGAGGCTCCGCGGCCGGTTCGATCGTCTCGTACGCGATGGGCATCACCGACCTCGACCCGGTCGAGCACGGGCTGATCTTCGAGCGGTTCCTCAACCCCGAGCGTGTGTCCATGCCCGATGTCGACATCGACTTCGACGAGCGTCGGCGCGGTGAGGTCATCCGGTACGTCACCGAGAAATACGGCCACGACAAGGTCGCCCAGATCGGCACCTACGGCACCATCAAGGCCAAGAACGCCATCAAGGACTCGGCCCGCGTGCTCGGCTATCCGTACGCGATGGGCGACCGCATCACCAAGGCCATGCCCGCCGACGTCCTCGGCAAGGGCATCCCGCTCTCCGGCATCACCGATGAGAAGCACCCCCGCTACAGCGAGGCGGGCGAGGTGCGCGGGATGTATGAGAACGAGCCGGATGTGAAGAAGGTCATCGACACCGCGCGCGGTATCGAGGGCCTGGTGCGCCAGATGGGTGTGCACGCCGCCGGCGTGATCATGTCGAGCGAGACGGTGACCGACCATGTCCCGGTCTTCTCACCGAAGAACGACGGCCAGGTCGTGACCCAGTGGGACTACCCCACCTGTGAGTCGCTCGGCCTGCTGAAGATGGACTTCCTGGGCCTGCGCAACCTCACCATCATGGACGACGCCGTCAAGATGGTGCGCGCCAACAAGGGCATCGACCTGAAGATGCTCGATCTGTCCCTGGACGACCCCAAGACCTTCGAACTGCTCTGCCGCGGTGACACCCTCGGCGTCTTCCAGTTCGACGGCGGCCCCATGCGCTCCCTGCTGCGCATGATGAAGCCCGACAACTTCGAGGACATTTCCGCCGTCTCGGCCCTCTACCGGCCGGGCCCGATGGGCATGAACTCGCATATCAACTACGCGCTGCGGAAGAACGGGCAGCAGGAGATCACCCCGATCCACCCCGAGCTGGAGGAGCCGCTCAAGGAGGTCCTGGGCATCACCCACGGCCTCATCGTGTACCAGGAGCAGGTGCAGAAGGCCGCCCAGGTGCTCGCCGGCTATTCGCTCGGCCAGGCCGACCTGCTCCGCCGGGCGATGGGCAAGAAGAAGCAGGAGGTCCTGGACAAGGAGTTCGTGCCCTTCCAGAAGGGCATGCGCGACCGGGACTACTCCGACCAGGCCATCCAGGCGGTGTGGGACGTCCTGGTCCCGTTCGCCGGATACGCGTTCAACAAGGCGCACTCCTCCGCGTACGGCCTGGTCACGTACTGGACCGCGTACCTCAAGGCCAACTACCCCGCCGAGTACATGGCGGCGCTGCTCACCTCGGTGCGTGACGACAAGGACAAGTCGGCGGTCTATCTGAACGAGTGCCGTCGTATGGGCATCAAGGTGCTGCCGCCGAACGTCAATGAGTCCGAGGCCAACTTCACCGCTCAGGGTGATGATGTGATCCTCTTCGGTCTCACGGCGGTCCGGAACGTCGGTCAGAACGTGGTGGAAGCGATCATCCGCGGCCGTAAGGCCAAGGGGAAGTACGCCTCGTTCCCGGACTACCTGGACAAGGTCGAGGCGGTGGTGTGCAACAAGCGCACCACGGAATCGCTGATCAAGGCGGGCGCGTTCGACGAGATGGGCCACACCCGTAAGGGGCTCACGGCGCACTACGAGGCGCTGATCGACAATGTGGTCGCGGTCAAGCGCAAGGAGGCCGAGGGGCAGTTCGACCTCTTCGGCGGCATGGCCGGTGACGGCGGGGACGGCGAGGGGCCGGGCTTCGGCCTCGACGTCGAGTTCTCGGACGTCGAATGGGAGAAGACCTATCTGCTGGCCCAGGAGCGGGAGATGCTGGGCCTGTATGTCTCCGATCACCCGCTGTTCGGCATCGAGCATGTGCTGAACGAGAAGGCGGACGCGGCGATCTCCGCGCTCACCGGGGGTGAGCACGCGGACGGCGCGATCGTCACCATCGGCGGCATCATCTCCGGTCTGCAGCGCAAGATGACCAAACAGGGCAACGCCTGGGCCATCGCGACCGTGGAGGACCTGGCCGGCTCCATCGAGTGCATGTTCTTCCCGGCCACCTATCAGCTCGTCTCCACCCAGCTCGTCGAGGACGCGGTCGTCTTCGTCAAGGGCCGCCTCGACAAGCGCGAGGACGTGCCCCGGCTGGTCGCCATGGAGCTGATGGTCCCCGATCTCTCCGAGGCATCGGCCAACGCGCCCGTGACGATCACCATTCCCACGGTCAAGGTCACCCCGCCGCTGGTCGAGAAGCTGGGTGAGGTGCTCACCCACCACCGCGGCGCCACCGAGGTGCGGATCAAGCTCCAGGGGGCGCGGAAGACCACCGTGCTGCGGCTCGACCGGCACCGCGTCACCGCCGACCCGGCGCTCTTCGGCGATCTCAAGGTGCTGTTGGGGGCGTCCTGCCTGGCCGGGTGA
- a CDS encoding DUF2252 domain-containing protein encodes MSNQQTQAEQRGEHILAVFDTAFGELLAADPAAFRVKFRKMAASAFAFYRGTACLFYSDVERERAGGPYLDDRTGRVWIHGDLHAENFGTYMDANGRLIFNVNDFDEAYVGPFTWDLKRFAASVALIGYTKALSDEKITELVRTYAGAYRERVHALATGAKNDEVPPFTLETAEGPLLDALRDARSLTRFGLLDSMTEIRDFERRFTAGGGSIELDAATRYKVLAAFDGYLETLPESSLSRPDSYRVKDVVGRRGIGIGSAGLPSYNILLEGNSDALENDVVIYMKQGQTPAVSRHITDEQVRSYFHHEGHRTVISQRALQAHADPWLGWTELDGAGQLVAEVSPYAVDLDWSDIDDPAEIAAVVADLGRATATMHAAADDQSGHSLVPFSTERAIDAVIAADEDGFAGLLVDFAHSYGARARADHQIFVDLFRNGRIPGL; translated from the coding sequence ATGTCGAACCAGCAGACCCAGGCGGAACAGCGCGGCGAGCACATCCTCGCCGTATTCGACACCGCCTTCGGCGAGCTGCTCGCCGCCGACCCGGCCGCCTTCCGCGTCAAGTTCCGGAAGATGGCCGCCTCGGCGTTCGCGTTCTACCGCGGCACCGCCTGTCTGTTCTATTCCGATGTGGAGCGGGAGCGCGCCGGCGGGCCGTACCTGGACGACCGCACCGGCCGGGTGTGGATCCACGGCGACCTCCACGCCGAGAACTTCGGCACCTACATGGACGCCAACGGCCGGCTGATCTTCAATGTGAACGACTTCGACGAGGCGTACGTCGGCCCCTTCACCTGGGACCTGAAGCGTTTCGCCGCCTCCGTGGCGCTCATCGGCTACACCAAGGCGCTCAGCGACGAGAAGATCACCGAGCTGGTGCGGACGTACGCCGGCGCCTACCGCGAGCGCGTTCACGCCCTGGCCACCGGCGCCAAGAACGACGAGGTGCCGCCCTTCACCCTGGAGACCGCCGAGGGTCCGCTGCTGGACGCGCTGCGTGACGCCCGCTCGCTGACCCGCTTCGGGCTGCTGGACTCGATGACCGAGATCCGCGACTTCGAGCGCCGCTTCACGGCCGGCGGCGGGTCCATCGAGCTGGACGCGGCCACCCGCTACAAGGTCCTGGCCGCCTTCGACGGCTATCTGGAGACGCTCCCCGAGTCCAGTCTCTCGCGCCCGGACTCCTACCGCGTCAAGGACGTCGTGGGCCGCCGGGGCATCGGCATCGGCAGCGCCGGGCTCCCCTCGTACAACATCCTTCTGGAGGGCAACAGCGACGCCCTGGAGAACGATGTGGTGATCTACATGAAGCAGGGGCAGACCCCGGCGGTCTCCCGGCACATCACCGATGAGCAGGTGCGGTCGTACTTCCACCACGAGGGCCACCGCACGGTGATCTCCCAGCGCGCGCTGCAGGCCCACGCCGACCCGTGGCTGGGCTGGACCGAGCTGGACGGGGCGGGGCAGCTGGTCGCCGAGGTGTCGCCGTACGCGGTGGACCTCGACTGGTCCGACATCGACGACCCGGCCGAGATCGCGGCGGTCGTGGCCGACCTGGGGCGGGCCACGGCCACCATGCACGCGGCCGCCGACGACCAGAGCGGCCACTCGCTGGTGCCGTTCTCCACCGAGCGCGCCATCGACGCGGTGATCGCCGCCGACGAGGACGGCTTCGCCGGCCTCCTGGTGGACTTCGCGCACTCTTACGGTGCCCGCGCCCGGGCCGACCACCAGATCTTCGTGGACCTCTTCCGCAACGGCCGCATCCCCGGGCTCTGA
- a CDS encoding thioredoxin domain-containing protein, producing the protein MWPGQQPPGGEQNPQQNPYQQPEHPQPGHPPPPAQPPGFPPAPPPPGPGGGPWGGAAAPADPRRKAGLTAVVAVTVAAAVVAGVLMITDDDKGSRAGSVDDVVQGPAGSSGSDGSEDPGGAGGSGGSQKLVLPAHSSGPSGTTVVIGEAGAGHTLDVYADVRCPPCATFEQEVGPTIAKDIEAGKYKVSFHFAAIVDKNMGGSGSTSALSALGAALDVSTDAFLDYKAALMSPKNHPEENEDFYGDDNQLLTVSQEVPALERNDSFREAVREGTYVPWAKEMITDFGSSGVNSTPAVKLDGSQLTGSGGSTPMTATEFTEAVNKQVKGG; encoded by the coding sequence ATGTGGCCTGGACAGCAGCCGCCGGGGGGCGAGCAGAACCCGCAGCAGAACCCGTACCAGCAGCCGGAGCACCCGCAGCCGGGTCATCCGCCGCCTCCGGCCCAGCCCCCGGGCTTCCCGCCCGCTCCCCCGCCGCCCGGCCCGGGCGGCGGGCCCTGGGGTGGCGCTGCCGCCCCGGCGGACCCGCGGCGCAAGGCCGGGCTCACGGCCGTGGTGGCGGTGACGGTGGCCGCCGCAGTGGTCGCGGGCGTTCTCATGATCACGGATGACGACAAGGGCTCCAGGGCCGGTTCCGTGGACGATGTCGTCCAGGGCCCGGCAGGCTCCAGCGGTTCGGACGGCTCGGAGGACCCGGGCGGGGCGGGCGGCTCAGGGGGCTCGCAGAAGCTCGTCCTGCCCGCCCACAGCTCCGGTCCGAGCGGCACCACCGTGGTGATCGGCGAGGCCGGTGCCGGGCACACCCTCGACGTCTACGCGGACGTCCGCTGCCCACCGTGCGCCACCTTCGAGCAGGAGGTCGGGCCCACCATCGCCAAGGACATCGAGGCCGGTAAGTACAAGGTCTCGTTCCACTTCGCCGCCATCGTCGACAAGAACATGGGCGGCAGCGGCTCCACGAGCGCCCTGAGTGCCCTCGGGGCGGCGCTGGACGTGAGCACCGACGCCTTCCTCGACTACAAGGCCGCCCTGATGTCGCCGAAGAACCACCCCGAGGAGAACGAGGACTTCTACGGCGACGACAACCAGCTGCTGACCGTCTCCCAGGAGGTGCCCGCACTTGAGCGGAACGACTCCTTCCGAGAGGCTGTGCGCGAGGGCACCTACGTCCCCTGGGCGAAGGAGATGATCACCGACTTCGGCTCCTCCGGGGTGAACAGCACCCCCGCCGTCAAGCTCGACGGCTCCCAGTTGACCGGCAGCGGCGGCTCCACCCCGATGACCGCGACGGAGTTCACGGAAGCGGTGAACAAGCAGGTCAAGGGCGGTTAG
- a CDS encoding thioredoxin domain-containing protein, whose protein sequence is MSNRNNQQNKQAARERLRAERERQAKKDRTRRQLFVGGAVVAVLAIAGGIGYAVTNMDSSDDANQKWRAAAGKKSFAKPANATGSQGTTVVIGDKKAKNTLHVYEDMRCPVCAQFEKFTGPTVLKDIKDGTYKAQFTMGTFLDDNKQMPGAGSKNALSALGAALNVSPQAFLDYKEALYAPKNHPQETDDAFANDQKLIDVAQQVKELKGNTAFEKAVKNGTYDRWALAMSKSFNDTKDVNATPTFKLNGKKLQVGENPPMTPDQFTPLVKQGLKK, encoded by the coding sequence ATGAGCAATCGCAACAACCAGCAGAACAAGCAGGCCGCGCGCGAACGGCTGCGCGCCGAGCGTGAGCGCCAGGCCAAGAAGGACCGGACGCGGCGCCAGCTCTTCGTCGGCGGCGCGGTCGTCGCGGTCCTCGCGATAGCCGGCGGCATCGGCTACGCCGTCACCAACATGGACTCGTCGGACGACGCCAACCAGAAGTGGCGGGCGGCGGCCGGGAAGAAGTCGTTCGCGAAGCCCGCCAACGCCACCGGCTCCCAGGGCACGACGGTCGTCATCGGCGACAAGAAGGCCAAGAACACCCTGCACGTCTACGAGGACATGCGCTGCCCGGTCTGTGCCCAGTTCGAGAAGTTCACCGGGCCGACCGTGCTCAAGGACATCAAGGACGGCACCTACAAGGCGCAGTTCACCATGGGCACCTTCCTCGACGACAACAAGCAGATGCCCGGCGCCGGCTCGAAGAACGCGCTGAGCGCGCTCGGCGCGGCCCTCAACGTCAGCCCGCAGGCGTTCCTGGACTACAAGGAGGCGCTGTACGCGCCGAAGAACCACCCCCAGGAGACCGATGACGCCTTCGCGAACGACCAGAAGCTGATCGACGTCGCCCAGCAGGTCAAGGAGCTGAAGGGCAACACGGCCTTCGAGAAGGCCGTGAAGAACGGCACCTACGACCGGTGGGCGCTGGCCATGTCGAAGTCGTTCAACGACACCAAGGACGTCAACGCCACCCCGACCTTCAAGCTGAACGGGAAGAAGCTGCAGGTGGGCGAAAACCCGCCGATGACTCCGGACCAGTTCACCCCGCTCGTCAAGCAGGGCCTCAAGAAGTAG